A portion of the Microlunatus phosphovorus NM-1 genome contains these proteins:
- a CDS encoding VOC family protein, with product MSINAITLIVEQPSTIARRLHDAFGWTITQDFGAFAELATGNGAVVWLNVPSESTTALQQGVVVHCWVDDVRSAADRARAAGATILREPAAMDYGMESAWAQVQDGPIVDLTRPL from the coding sequence GTGTCAATCAATGCCATCACCCTCATCGTCGAGCAGCCCAGCACGATTGCGCGCCGCCTGCACGACGCGTTCGGCTGGACCATCACGCAGGACTTCGGCGCATTCGCTGAGCTGGCCACGGGGAACGGTGCTGTCGTCTGGCTCAACGTTCCGAGCGAATCCACCACCGCACTCCAGCAAGGGGTGGTGGTGCACTGCTGGGTTGACGATGTCAGGAGCGCTGCCGACAGGGCCCGCGCTGCCGGCGCCACCATCCTCCGCGAACCGGCGGCCATGGACTATGGCATGGAATCGGCCTGGGCGCAGGTCCAAGACGGACCGATCGTTGACCTCACCCGACCTCTGTGA
- a CDS encoding helix-turn-helix transcriptional regulator: MVVDNRAEVRDFLTSRRARLTPDQAGVTSFGARRVPGLRRAEVAQLAGVSIEYYIRLERGNLTGVSETVLEALAAGLRLDESERTYLFDLARAASPTGSRRRSPKPQARELRPSLQRLLDSMVAIPAFIRNGRLDVLGINAMGRALYSLAYESPTRPVNLARFVFLDPRAHLLHPNWVASASTTVSILRAEAGRDPYDKALSDLVGELATRSEEFRTRWTAHNVELHRIGSKHFRRPEVGDLNLSFDALDVPGEPGWTLTAYSADPGTPDADNLALLASWAATHLVGTAGQRMTQ, encoded by the coding sequence ATGGTTGTGGACAACCGCGCCGAGGTACGTGACTTCTTGACCTCACGTCGGGCCCGGCTCACCCCGGACCAGGCTGGCGTGACTAGTTTCGGGGCTCGCCGCGTGCCAGGGCTGCGCCGGGCCGAGGTTGCGCAGCTGGCCGGGGTCAGCATCGAGTACTACATCCGACTCGAGCGCGGCAATCTCACGGGCGTGTCGGAGACCGTGCTCGAGGCGCTGGCTGCCGGCTTACGACTGGATGAGTCCGAGCGCACCTATCTGTTCGATCTCGCAAGGGCGGCTTCCCCGACAGGCTCCCGTCGCCGATCGCCGAAGCCGCAGGCCCGCGAGCTGCGGCCCAGTCTGCAGCGGCTACTGGACTCGATGGTCGCCATCCCCGCCTTCATCCGCAACGGCCGACTCGACGTCCTCGGCATCAACGCCATGGGCCGCGCCCTCTACAGCCTCGCGTACGAATCACCGACCCGGCCGGTGAACCTGGCTCGGTTCGTGTTCCTCGACCCGCGTGCTCACCTGCTGCACCCGAACTGGGTGGCGTCGGCGAGCACCACGGTGTCGATTCTGCGGGCCGAGGCGGGGCGCGATCCGTACGACAAAGCCCTGTCCGATCTGGTGGGGGAGTTGGCCACCCGCAGCGAGGAGTTCCGCACTCGCTGGACCGCGCACAACGTCGAGCTGCACCGGATCGGCAGCAAGCACTTCCGCCGCCCGGAGGTCGGCGATCTGAACCTCAGCTTCGATGCCCTGGACGTGCCCGGCGAGCCGGGTTGGACTCTGACTGCCTACAGCGCGGATCCGGGCACCCCGGACGCCGACAACCTGGCCCTGCTCGCCAGCTGGGCGGCCACCCACCTGGTCGGCACGGCCGGCCAACGCATGACCCAGTAG
- a CDS encoding multidrug effflux MFS transporter, whose amino-acid sequence MTESKTNKAIPQLGYCPDCEYLGDQPAPEAVSGQADVADRHRALVTSGLVATVVFLTAIAPLATDMYVPAFPRVAAELSATATQVQLTLTTFFVGMALGQLMGGPVSDQRGRRGPLLVAIVVMTVASVVCALTPTIGVMAGARLVQGFAGGWAMVIGRAVIVDLATGAQLVRVLNIIAAVGGIAPIVGPLLGAVILQLSHWRVSFWTVAALGVAMIVCVLVVVPETLPPERRHAGGLRAFVVAGREVLRNRRYVGYVLVSGSAMGAVFAYVATSAFVLQSMNGMSPIGYSVDFAANAVGMTVASFVAARLAGRVATRTVIAVGQVAALAAGIGMLIGALWFDTPLLVAIVCFFVLMTAQGLIGPNGGALAAAEVPEHPGTGSALLGFVQWVAAGVIAPIAGLGGEHTAVPMAVLMILTIAISMVGLFVFARPSR is encoded by the coding sequence GTGACCGAGTCCAAGACCAACAAGGCGATACCGCAGCTGGGCTATTGCCCCGACTGTGAGTACCTGGGCGACCAGCCAGCCCCGGAAGCGGTGAGCGGCCAGGCAGACGTTGCCGACCGGCATCGTGCTCTGGTCACCTCCGGGCTGGTGGCGACCGTGGTCTTCCTGACCGCGATCGCCCCGTTGGCAACCGACATGTACGTGCCGGCGTTCCCGCGCGTCGCCGCCGAGCTGTCCGCCACCGCCACCCAGGTCCAGCTGACCCTGACCACGTTCTTCGTCGGGATGGCTCTCGGTCAGCTGATGGGCGGACCCGTGTCCGATCAGCGCGGCCGCCGCGGGCCGCTGCTCGTCGCGATCGTGGTGATGACCGTGGCCTCGGTGGTCTGCGCGCTCACCCCCACGATCGGGGTCATGGCCGGCGCCCGGTTGGTCCAAGGTTTCGCCGGCGGTTGGGCGATGGTGATCGGCCGAGCAGTGATCGTCGACCTCGCCACCGGAGCTCAACTGGTCCGGGTGCTGAACATCATCGCGGCCGTCGGCGGCATCGCCCCGATCGTCGGCCCACTGCTGGGTGCGGTCATCTTGCAGCTGTCTCACTGGCGGGTCTCGTTCTGGACGGTCGCCGCGCTCGGGGTGGCGATGATCGTCTGCGTACTCGTCGTCGTACCGGAGACTCTGCCTCCGGAGCGGCGGCACGCCGGTGGACTGCGGGCGTTCGTCGTCGCCGGCCGGGAGGTGCTGCGCAACCGGCGCTACGTCGGCTATGTGCTCGTCTCCGGATCGGCGATGGGTGCGGTGTTCGCCTACGTCGCCACCTCGGCGTTCGTGCTCCAATCGATGAACGGCATGTCGCCGATCGGCTATTCGGTCGACTTCGCCGCCAACGCGGTCGGGATGACCGTGGCCTCGTTCGTGGCGGCCCGGCTCGCCGGCCGGGTCGCCACCCGTACGGTCATCGCGGTCGGGCAGGTCGCCGCACTAGCCGCCGGCATCGGCATGCTGATCGGTGCGCTCTGGTTCGACACTCCGTTGCTGGTCGCCATCGTCTGCTTCTTCGTGCTGATGACCGCGCAGGGCCTGATCGGTCCCAACGGCGGCGCGCTCGCCGCCGCGGAGGTCCCCGAGCATCCCGGCACCGGGTCCGCGCTCCTCGGTTTCGTGCAGTGGGTTGCCGCCGGTGTCATCGCGCCGATCGCTGGACTCGGCGGCGAGCACACCGCCGTCCCGATGGCCGTGTTGATGATCCTGACCATCGCCATCTCCATGGTCGGGCTCTTCGTCTTCGCCCGACCGAGCCGCTGA
- a CDS encoding aldo/keto reductase has product MEYQRLGRSGLKISRIGMGCMSFGNPGFHAWTLDEEAAQPFFRQAVELGVTFWDTANGYGGGSSEEFVGRAIKTYARREDIVLATKVHNKMHDGPGGSGLSRKAILEQLDASLTRLGTDYIDLYQIHRFDDDVPVEETMETLHDVVKAGKVRYIGASSMWAWQFAKLQHAAVLGGWTRFVSMGDQYNLLKREEEREMLPMCLDLGVGAIPYSPLGKGRLARPWGQHTRRGDSDQVAKTFDLDIDKPVVDAVQQIAAERGVPMAQIGIAWLLSKQVVAAPIVGATKPHHLADAVAALDITLTDDEITRLEQPYTTQPAYWW; this is encoded by the coding sequence ATGGAATATCAACGGTTGGGACGGTCCGGGCTCAAGATCAGCCGGATCGGCATGGGATGCATGAGCTTCGGAAACCCTGGCTTCCACGCCTGGACCCTCGACGAGGAGGCTGCGCAGCCGTTCTTCCGGCAGGCCGTCGAGCTGGGCGTGACGTTCTGGGACACCGCCAACGGCTATGGCGGAGGTAGCTCGGAGGAGTTCGTGGGCCGGGCGATCAAGACGTACGCCAGACGCGAGGACATCGTGCTGGCCACCAAGGTCCACAACAAGATGCACGATGGGCCCGGCGGTTCTGGGCTGTCCCGCAAGGCGATTCTGGAGCAGCTGGACGCCTCGCTGACCAGGCTCGGGACGGACTACATCGATCTCTATCAGATCCACCGTTTCGACGACGATGTCCCGGTCGAGGAGACCATGGAGACCCTGCACGACGTGGTCAAGGCCGGCAAGGTCCGCTATATCGGTGCGTCGTCGATGTGGGCCTGGCAGTTCGCCAAATTGCAGCACGCGGCCGTCCTGGGTGGCTGGACGCGGTTCGTCTCGATGGGGGACCAGTACAACCTGCTGAAGCGCGAGGAAGAGCGCGAGATGCTGCCGATGTGCCTCGACCTGGGCGTCGGCGCGATCCCCTATTCACCCCTCGGCAAGGGAAGACTCGCCAGGCCATGGGGCCAGCACACCCGGCGCGGCGACAGCGATCAGGTCGCCAAGACCTTCGACCTCGACATCGACAAGCCGGTCGTCGACGCCGTGCAGCAGATCGCCGCGGAACGCGGAGTGCCGATGGCGCAGATCGGGATCGCCTGGCTGCTGTCCAAGCAGGTCGTGGCCGCTCCCATCGTCGGCGCCACCAAGCCCCACCATCTCGCAGACGCCGTCGCCGCCCTCGACATCACCCTCACCGACGACGAGATCACCCGACTCGAGCAGCCCTACACCACCCAACCCGCCTACTGGTGGTGA
- a CDS encoding Rpn family recombination-promoting nuclease/putative transposase: MSETSAPEPQARSDSGVPGSSGTAGIAQAHDRYFRAGLQGRAEQVALIGSLFPTLVPLLDADSVTVLDGTYVDEELTLRQTDLALQVSLAGREVIVYVLVEHQSSVDPLMALRMLRYQVRIWDRYLQANPTVTRVPAILPAVVYQGRRAWTAAADLRDLLDLDPATAAELAEFLPQVPYRLDDWGQVDVEALRARPVTAALRLIQVLLSQVSDQPDLLGFLETLHDDLLEVAAAPGGSQQLFAAFTYIVNVSDVSTEELQPFVSRLGPVVQEALMTTAEKLRAEGRVEGRVEGQAELLLEQLTVKFGPQPVGIQARVFTATSDQLHTWARRILNAMSVDEVLD; encoded by the coding sequence ATGTCGGAAACGTCAGCGCCGGAGCCGCAGGCTCGTTCGGATTCTGGGGTCCCCGGGTCGTCGGGTACTGCTGGTATCGCTCAGGCGCATGATCGCTACTTTCGGGCTGGGCTGCAGGGCCGGGCTGAGCAGGTGGCGTTGATCGGCTCCCTGTTCCCGACACTGGTGCCGTTGCTGGATGCCGACAGTGTGACCGTGTTGGACGGCACCTACGTCGATGAGGAGTTGACCCTGCGTCAGACCGATCTGGCGTTACAGGTGTCGTTGGCGGGCCGGGAGGTGATCGTCTACGTGCTGGTCGAGCATCAAAGCAGTGTGGATCCGTTGATGGCGTTACGGATGCTGCGGTATCAGGTCCGGATCTGGGACCGGTATCTACAAGCGAACCCGACCGTGACGAGGGTGCCGGCGATCTTGCCGGCGGTGGTCTACCAAGGACGCAGGGCGTGGACCGCGGCCGCGGATCTGCGGGACCTGCTGGATCTGGACCCGGCGACGGCAGCGGAGTTGGCTGAGTTTCTGCCGCAGGTGCCGTACCGGCTGGATGACTGGGGCCAGGTTGATGTCGAAGCGTTGCGGGCGCGGCCGGTGACGGCGGCGTTGCGGTTGATCCAGGTGTTGTTGTCCCAGGTTTCGGACCAGCCTGATCTTCTCGGGTTCTTGGAGACTCTGCACGATGACCTGCTTGAGGTTGCCGCGGCGCCGGGTGGATCGCAGCAGTTGTTCGCCGCGTTCACGTACATTGTGAATGTCAGTGATGTTTCGACCGAAGAGCTCCAACCGTTTGTCAGTCGTTTGGGACCTGTTGTGCAGGAGGCACTCATGACCACCGCCGAGAAACTCCGCGCCGAAGGCCGTGTCGAGGGCCGAGTCGAGGGGCAGGCCGAGCTTCTGCTGGAGCAGCTGACCGTGAAGTTCGGGCCGCAGCCTGTCGGGATTCAGGCCCGAGTGTTCACTGCGACCAGTGACCAACTGCACACGTGGGCCCGGCGAATTCTCAACGCCATGAGCGTCGACGAGGTCCTCGACTGA
- a CDS encoding GNAT family N-acetyltransferase: protein MTIAARRDPAGVERVLRSLPQWFGIEEAIQQYIRDAADLAYESLTAWSGDRCVGVALIRRHYPETGELHLLAVHAAYRRTGVGQRLVRRAASDLISTGAQLFSVHTVGPSYQDTGYAQTRDFYASMGFVPLEEHQGLDWTGPTLILVKPLR, encoded by the coding sequence GTGACCATCGCAGCCCGACGTGATCCCGCCGGGGTCGAACGAGTGCTGCGGTCTCTGCCCCAGTGGTTCGGCATCGAAGAAGCCATCCAGCAGTACATTCGTGATGCCGCAGACCTCGCCTACGAGAGTTTGACCGCTTGGTCTGGCGACCGTTGCGTCGGCGTTGCGCTGATCCGCCGCCACTACCCCGAAACGGGCGAGCTGCATCTACTCGCCGTTCATGCTGCATACCGACGGACGGGAGTTGGGCAACGACTCGTCCGACGCGCCGCATCCGACCTCATCTCCACCGGTGCACAGCTCTTCTCCGTTCACACTGTCGGGCCGTCGTACCAAGACACCGGCTACGCCCAAACACGCGATTTCTACGCATCGATGGGATTCGTGCCGCTCGAGGAACACCAAGGCCTCGACTGGACCGGCCCCACACTCATACTCGTGAAGCCTCTGCGCTGA
- a CDS encoding LacI family DNA-binding transcriptional regulator has product MARTAASVSMKDVAALAGVSLGTVSNVVNSPQLVSEATRARVEVAIAKLGWVPNESARQLRAGRSRSIGMVVMDISNPFFADVLAGAETAVYDHGYTLQVGNSRSEPVRESEQLLLFEQQRVRGVLYTPVGALNDRIAQMRHRNIPVVIVDRTGDGSGYCSVSVDDVEGGRLAAEHLFARGHRAIAVVGGPGSLHQVRDRRLGVDLARGQQAEPVRVMTVTTEAMDAASGVAAADQLLTLPVDERPTGVFATNDLLAMGLLQGFVTHGLRVPDDMAIIGYDDISFAASAAVPLSSIRQPREALGRRAAELLFEEIAAADNKTEHEHQSVRFTPELVVRRSSA; this is encoded by the coding sequence GTGGCGCGCACCGCCGCCTCCGTCAGCATGAAGGATGTCGCTGCGCTCGCCGGCGTCTCCCTCGGCACGGTGTCCAATGTGGTCAACTCGCCACAACTGGTCAGCGAGGCGACGCGGGCCAGGGTCGAGGTGGCGATCGCCAAGCTCGGCTGGGTGCCCAACGAGTCGGCCCGGCAGTTGCGCGCCGGTCGGAGCCGATCCATCGGCATGGTGGTGATGGACATCAGCAATCCGTTCTTCGCCGACGTGCTGGCCGGCGCCGAGACCGCGGTCTATGACCACGGCTACACACTGCAGGTCGGCAACAGCCGGTCAGAACCGGTGCGGGAGAGTGAGCAACTGCTGCTGTTCGAACAGCAACGGGTCCGCGGTGTCCTCTACACACCCGTGGGCGCCCTGAACGATCGCATCGCTCAGATGCGCCACCGCAACATCCCGGTCGTCATCGTCGACCGCACTGGTGATGGCTCCGGCTATTGCTCGGTGTCGGTCGACGATGTCGAGGGTGGCCGGCTCGCCGCGGAGCATCTGTTCGCTCGAGGTCACCGGGCGATTGCCGTCGTTGGAGGTCCAGGGAGTCTGCATCAGGTACGCGATCGGCGGCTTGGCGTTGATCTCGCCCGAGGCCAGCAAGCCGAACCCGTACGGGTGATGACCGTGACGACCGAGGCGATGGACGCCGCATCCGGGGTTGCCGCCGCGGATCAACTGCTGACCCTGCCGGTCGACGAGCGCCCGACCGGTGTCTTCGCCACCAATGACCTGCTGGCCATGGGTCTGCTCCAAGGTTTCGTGACACATGGGCTTCGGGTTCCCGACGACATGGCCATCATCGGCTACGACGACATCTCCTTCGCGGCATCGGCGGCCGTGCCCCTGTCGTCGATCCGCCAGCCGCGCGAGGCACTCGGACGGCGAGCGGCGGAACTGCTGTTCGAGGAGATCGCCGCTGCCGACAACAAGACCGAGCACGAGCACCAGAGCGTCCGTTTCACCCCGGAGCTGGTCGTTCGCCGCAGTAGCGCCTAG
- a CDS encoding aminotransferase gives MLLNPWVPAQIDSPVGAAYDLLSQRAGRLPLLDLSQASPPYPPAPAVVDHLQRCLADGASAGYTDVPGLPKLREAFAADLSQDYDAALEPGNVQVTSGCNQAFCLVAGVLAQPGDEIVLPLPYYFNHDMWLRLNGITPVYLEPDADLVARATALEALITPRTRAVLLVTPGNPTGVTIPPEEIAAFAEVARRHDIALVLDETYRSFRATEGPAHALYAEADWSDHVIGLFSFSKEFAIPGYRVGAVVAGPKVGREVAKLMDCVAVCAPKIGQEAAWAGLTRATDWRIERAAEMASRRAAFRAALADQPGGFEILACGGYFGWLRHPFHDEPTPEVARRLLVDHDLLLLPGTAFEPTDSRSLRVSIAGVDEGTAGDLADRLRSAAA, from the coding sequence ATGCTGCTCAACCCGTGGGTTCCGGCCCAGATCGACTCACCGGTGGGTGCGGCGTACGACTTGCTTTCCCAGCGGGCCGGTCGGCTGCCGCTGCTGGATCTGTCCCAGGCATCGCCGCCCTATCCGCCGGCGCCGGCGGTGGTGGACCACCTGCAGCGTTGCCTGGCCGACGGGGCAAGCGCGGGTTACACCGACGTGCCGGGTCTGCCCAAGCTGCGGGAGGCGTTCGCCGCGGATCTGAGCCAGGACTACGACGCCGCGTTGGAGCCCGGGAACGTCCAGGTGACCTCGGGCTGTAATCAGGCATTCTGCCTGGTCGCCGGGGTGCTGGCGCAGCCCGGCGACGAGATCGTGCTGCCGTTGCCGTACTACTTCAATCACGACATGTGGCTGCGGCTGAACGGGATCACCCCGGTCTACCTCGAGCCCGACGCCGATCTGGTGGCGCGCGCCACAGCGCTGGAGGCGCTGATCACTCCACGTACGCGGGCAGTGCTGCTGGTCACGCCGGGCAACCCGACCGGTGTGACCATCCCGCCGGAGGAGATCGCGGCGTTCGCCGAGGTTGCCCGCCGGCACGACATCGCGCTCGTGCTGGACGAGACCTATCGGTCGTTCCGCGCCACCGAGGGACCGGCCCATGCCCTGTACGCGGAGGCCGACTGGAGCGATCACGTGATCGGGCTGTTCTCCTTCTCCAAGGAGTTCGCGATCCCCGGCTACCGGGTCGGCGCGGTCGTCGCTGGGCCGAAGGTCGGTCGGGAGGTGGCCAAGCTGATGGACTGCGTCGCCGTCTGCGCGCCGAAGATCGGGCAGGAGGCGGCCTGGGCCGGCCTCACCCGAGCCACCGACTGGCGGATCGAGCGGGCGGCCGAGATGGCGTCCCGGCGAGCGGCGTTTCGGGCCGCGCTGGCCGATCAGCCGGGCGGATTCGAGATCTTGGCCTGTGGTGGCTACTTCGGCTGGCTCCGGCATCCGTTCCATGACGAGCCGACACCGGAGGTGGCCCGGAGATTGCTGGTCGACCATGACCTGTTGCTGCTACCGGGTACGGCGTTCGAGCCGACCGACAGCCGCTCGCTTCGAGTGAGCATTGCCGGCGTGGATGAGGGAACCGCCGGCGACCTCGCCGATCGGTTGCGGTCAGCAGCTGCCTGA
- a CDS encoding NADPH:quinone reductase: MRAVYYDHQGPADEVLHLGVLPDPEPGPGEVRVRLHYSGVSPGDTKKRAGYFGSAMPYPRVIPHSDGAGVIDQVGAGVSPTRIGQRVWVYNAQSYRPFGTAAEYTVVPDTTAVGLPDEVDDIVGACLGIPGITAHRAVFADGPVGGQTVLVHGALGAVGSLAAQLADWGGAMVISTVRRHSDLAHLTGPAAERVVALDDPDPIGAIRRHTPAGVDRVIEVAFSDNIALDAAVAANGAVIAAYATRDPRPCFDFWPMLFDNITIRLLGSDDFPVEAKRSAAIDLTTAAREGHLVIPTASPFALADVARAHDQVDTDNRRRVLVALDR; encoded by the coding sequence ATGCGAGCCGTCTACTACGACCACCAGGGACCAGCCGACGAGGTGTTGCACCTCGGTGTGCTTCCCGACCCCGAGCCAGGACCGGGTGAGGTGCGCGTACGACTGCACTACTCCGGGGTCAGTCCCGGCGACACCAAGAAGCGGGCCGGCTACTTCGGTTCGGCGATGCCCTATCCGCGAGTGATCCCTCACAGCGACGGCGCGGGGGTCATCGACCAGGTCGGCGCCGGCGTCAGCCCGACACGCATCGGGCAACGGGTCTGGGTCTACAACGCCCAGTCCTACCGTCCCTTCGGCACTGCCGCCGAGTATACCGTGGTACCCGACACCACCGCCGTCGGACTGCCTGACGAGGTCGATGACATCGTCGGCGCATGTCTCGGCATCCCTGGGATCACCGCGCACCGCGCCGTGTTCGCCGACGGACCTGTCGGCGGCCAGACCGTGCTCGTGCACGGCGCCCTCGGCGCGGTCGGATCGCTCGCCGCCCAACTCGCTGACTGGGGAGGCGCCATGGTGATCAGCACCGTCCGCCGCCACAGTGACCTTGCCCATCTGACCGGACCAGCGGCCGAACGAGTCGTCGCACTCGATGACCCGGACCCCATTGGTGCTATCCGCCGGCACACGCCAGCCGGGGTGGATCGCGTCATCGAAGTCGCGTTCTCCGACAACATCGCCCTCGATGCCGCGGTAGCCGCCAACGGCGCGGTGATCGCCGCCTACGCGACCCGCGATCCGCGGCCGTGTTTCGACTTCTGGCCCATGCTGTTCGACAACATCACCATCCGTCTGCTCGGTAGCGACGATTTCCCCGTCGAGGCGAAACGCAGCGCCGCGATCGATCTCACCACCGCCGCCCGCGAGGGACACCTCGTCATCCCCACGGCGTCGCCATTCGCCCTCGCGGACGTCGCGAGGGCACACGATCAGGTCGACACCGACAACCGTCGGCGGGTCCTGGTCGCACTCGACCGATAG
- a CDS encoding zinc-dependent alcohol dehydrogenase family protein: protein MRAVVLHAPGDVRVENIADPTIVEPTDAIIRVTAACICGSDLWPYRGYEDVNGPTPMGHEYIGIVEQVGDAVRDIEVGDYVVGSFVASDNSCEICRAGFQSRCIHQVMMGSVGTQSEYARIPLADGTLVKVPGEPTEEQARSLLAASDVLGTGWFAAVAAEAGPGKTVAVVGDGAVGLLAILAAQRLGAERIIAMSRHADRQALARTFGATDIVTERGEAGIAKIKELTGGYGAHSTVEAVGTQESMLQAIGATRPGGHVGYVGVSHGVELNGLDLFFATVSLLGGPAPVRRFLPELVELIMTDQINPGVVFDLTLPIEDAAKGYAAMDERRATKVLLTL from the coding sequence ATGCGCGCCGTCGTCCTGCATGCACCCGGAGATGTCCGGGTCGAGAACATCGCCGATCCGACGATCGTCGAGCCGACCGATGCGATCATCCGGGTCACCGCCGCGTGTATCTGCGGCTCTGACCTGTGGCCGTACCGCGGCTACGAGGACGTCAACGGACCCACGCCGATGGGTCACGAGTACATCGGCATCGTCGAGCAGGTCGGTGATGCCGTACGCGATATCGAGGTCGGCGACTATGTGGTCGGCTCGTTCGTCGCCTCCGACAACTCCTGCGAGATCTGCCGGGCGGGGTTCCAGTCCCGCTGCATCCATCAGGTGATGATGGGCTCGGTCGGCACCCAGTCCGAGTACGCCCGGATCCCGCTGGCCGACGGCACCCTGGTCAAGGTTCCGGGCGAGCCCACCGAGGAGCAGGCCCGCAGTCTGCTGGCCGCCTCCGATGTGCTCGGCACCGGGTGGTTCGCCGCGGTCGCCGCCGAGGCAGGGCCCGGCAAGACCGTCGCCGTGGTGGGCGACGGCGCGGTCGGGCTGCTGGCCATCCTGGCCGCCCAGCGGCTCGGAGCCGAGCGGATCATCGCCATGTCCCGGCACGCCGACCGGCAGGCACTGGCCCGTACGTTCGGCGCCACCGACATCGTCACCGAGCGCGGCGAGGCGGGGATCGCCAAGATCAAGGAGCTGACCGGAGGCTACGGCGCGCACTCGACGGTCGAGGCCGTCGGCACCCAGGAATCGATGCTGCAGGCCATCGGTGCGACCCGTCCAGGTGGACACGTCGGCTATGTCGGTGTCTCGCACGGTGTCGAACTCAACGGGCTGGACCTGTTCTTCGCCACCGTCAGTCTGCTTGGCGGCCCGGCCCCGGTACGCCGGTTCTTGCCCGAGTTGGTCGAGCTGATCATGACCGACCAGATCAACCCCGGCGTGGTCTTCGACCTCACGCTGCCGATCGAGGACGCCGCCAAGGGCTACGCGGCAATGGACGAGCGGCGTGCGACCAAGGTGCTGCTGACCCTGTGA
- a CDS encoding HAD family hydrolase, translating to MRLRRLGAPLLAAALACVGLGAALGAGEADAAPAPTPQCRQLDPSLPWHDGVREFLQKAIDANSTCMGTVVPGQNKVAIFDWDNTVVKNDVGRGTNMYLLKNDLVLQPPNKDWSRTNRFITKAAVKALTKACGTKVPAGKPLPTSTNTACADEIIAITSGKTKAGEEAFKGFDHRWMEASFVWGGNLAAGYTDAQLATFAQKAKVGYEANPVGSTQVVGTSTTFDYIHVYPQIRDLVGTLVAHGITPWVVSASPEPIVKAWAPSAGFTVDHVVGIRYLHDRKGRQIHHLKGCGGQPDGADTITNYIDGKRCWTNQAVFGVKGKKALKRLPADQRQVLGAGDSVTDVTFVKDATHASLAINRNVPEFMCRAYDGLFSKGKGGTWAINPMFIEPLPQRPTPYQCSTAGTTRNGDPAPVRRADGSIIPDQVDSVF from the coding sequence ATGAGACTGAGACGACTGGGCGCTCCACTCCTGGCTGCCGCGCTCGCGTGTGTTGGCCTTGGCGCCGCACTCGGCGCAGGGGAGGCGGACGCCGCACCCGCACCGACACCACAATGTCGCCAACTCGATCCGTCCTTGCCCTGGCACGACGGCGTACGCGAGTTCCTGCAGAAGGCGATCGATGCCAACAGCACCTGCATGGGCACCGTGGTTCCGGGCCAGAACAAAGTGGCGATCTTCGACTGGGACAACACCGTTGTGAAGAACGACGTCGGTCGCGGCACCAACATGTATCTGCTGAAGAACGACCTGGTTCTGCAGCCGCCGAACAAGGACTGGAGCCGAACCAACCGATTCATCACCAAGGCGGCGGTGAAGGCACTGACCAAGGCCTGCGGGACCAAGGTGCCGGCCGGGAAACCACTGCCGACCAGCACCAATACCGCGTGCGCCGATGAGATCATCGCCATCACCAGTGGCAAGACGAAGGCCGGCGAGGAAGCGTTCAAGGGGTTCGACCATCGCTGGATGGAAGCCTCGTTCGTCTGGGGTGGCAACCTGGCAGCCGGCTACACCGACGCCCAGCTGGCCACGTTCGCGCAGAAGGCAAAGGTGGGCTACGAAGCCAACCCGGTCGGCTCCACCCAGGTGGTCGGCACCAGCACGACGTTCGACTACATCCACGTCTACCCCCAGATCCGGGATCTGGTCGGCACCTTGGTGGCCCACGGCATCACCCCGTGGGTGGTCTCCGCCTCGCCAGAGCCGATCGTCAAGGCCTGGGCCCCTTCCGCCGGCTTCACCGTCGACCACGTGGTGGGCATCCGCTATCTGCACGACCGGAAGGGCCGGCAGATCCATCATCTGAAGGGCTGCGGCGGACAGCCGGACGGAGCCGACACGATCACCAACTACATCGACGGCAAGCGTTGCTGGACCAATCAGGCCGTCTTCGGCGTCAAGGGCAAGAAGGCACTGAAACGTCTCCCGGCTGACCAGCGGCAAGTCCTCGGTGCCGGCGACTCGGTCACCGATGTCACCTTCGTCAAGGACGCCACGCATGCCTCGCTGGCGATCAACCGCAACGTGCCCGAGTTCATGTGCCGTGCCTACGACGGATTGTTCAGCAAGGGCAAGGGCGGCACCTGGGCGATCAACCCGATGTTCATCGAGCCGCTGCCGCAACGTCCGACGCCATACCAATGCAGCACCGCCGGGACCACCAGGAACGGCGATCCGGCTCCGGTCCGGCGAGCTGACGGATCAATCATCCCGGATCAGGTCGACTCCGTCTTCTGA